The Tamandua tetradactyla isolate mTamTet1 chromosome 8, mTamTet1.pri, whole genome shotgun sequence genome includes a window with the following:
- the IFTAP gene encoding intraflagellar transport-associated protein isoform X2: MGDNETRRGTFETYSSENKFTSVTFPHRNEPNDQHLGNKTTFVHTSSQCSEEEQIVVDEGQKVGSFIQGDLNPAGKVKVNGFLELEDLVMDEEVKVHASQDLLLLPGEVEPDVSTSVPSYFPSVDRLLTCEGKSRLTVKGADKQMEEILGDEVQPFSLDEEFDYDNVVLTPKFTPAEMDAVKELAKQKRENTSTDLEEPHD; the protein is encoded by the exons ATAATGAGACCAGAAGAGGAACATTTGAAACCTATTCTTCAGAAAACAAATTTACCTCAGTAACATTTCCTCATAGAAATGAACCAAATGACCAGCATCTTGGAAATAAAACCACTTTTGTTCATACTTCATCCCAGTGTTCAGAAGAAGAACAG ATTGTGGTAGATGAAGGCCAAAAGGTTGGCAGCTTCATTCAAGGTGATCTGAATCCAGCAGGAAAGGTGAAG GTAAACGGTTTTCTAGAATTGGAAGACCTGGTCATGGATGAAGAGGTTAAGGTGCATGCGAGCCAGG ATCTGCTGCTGCTTCCAGGAGAAGTGGAACCGGATGTAAGCACCAGTGTTCCTTCTTACTTTCCTTCTGTGGACCGGCTTCTGACCTGTGAAGGAAAGTCAAGGCTCACTGTGAAAGGAGCAGACAAACAAATGGAAGAG ATACTTGGAGATGAAGTTCAGCCATTCTCGCTTGATGAAGAATTTGATTACGACAATGTGGTGCTAACCCCCAAGTTCACTCCTGCAGAGATGGATGCTGTCAAAGAGCTAGCCAAGCAAAAACGAGAGAACACCAGCACAGACTTAGAGGAACCTCACGACTGA